The Geoalkalibacter sp. genome contains a region encoding:
- the rplL gene encoding 50S ribosomal protein L7/L12, which produces MAEITKEQVISFIENMSVLELAGLVKELEEKFGVSAAAPVAVAAAPAAAAAPVEEKDEFDVILASAGDKKINVIKVVRAITGLGLKEAKDLVEGAPQPVKQGVSKNEAADLKKQLEESGATVELK; this is translated from the coding sequence ATGGCTGAGATTACCAAAGAGCAAGTTATTTCGTTCATCGAGAACATGAGCGTTCTGGAGCTGGCCGGTCTGGTGAAGGAACTCGAGGAAAAATTCGGCGTGTCCGCCGCCGCTCCCGTGGCCGTCGCCGCGGCTCCCGCCGCCGCTGCCGCCCCGGTGGAAGAGAAGGATGAATTCGACGTGATTCTCGCCTCTGCCGGCGACAAGAAAATCAACGTCATCAAGGTTGTGCGCGCCATCACCGGACTTGGCCTCAAGGAAGCCAAGGATCTGGTGGAGGGGGCCCCCCAGCCGGTCAAGCAGGGCGTGTCCAAGAACGAAGCTGCCGATCTCAAGAAGCAGCTTGAGGAATCCGGCGCCACTGTCGAACTCAAGTAG
- the rpoB gene encoding DNA-directed RNA polymerase subunit beta encodes MAYSIANNQLLRKHFTEVKRIIDIPNLIEIQKNSYKRFLQAELPPSARRNIGLEAVFRSVFPIRDFSETCSLEYVSYGLGTPKYDVEECHQRGMTFAAPMKVKVRLVSWDSDKDSGVQSIRDIKEQEVYFGEIPLMTDNGTFIINGTERVIVSQLHRSPGVFFDHDKGKTHASGKILYNARVIPYRGSWLDFDFDHKDILWVRIDRRRKLPATVLLKALGYSAEELLNYYYDVEDILWDGEGYKKRVNINLLLGQRADRDVVDAAGEVIVRENRKFTKAAVRKIAEAGIEHIPVNEESVLGKIASTDIVDASTGEVIVECNEELTAPRLDELRKRGINEFQILFIDNLYVGPYLRETLLVDKVAGSEEAIVEIFRRLRPGDPPTAKSATALFDSLFFNPERYDLSTVGRLKLNYKLGLDTPLEHTTLTKEDILEVVRYLIDLRNGKGAIDDIDHLGNRRVRTVGELLENQYRIGLVRMERAIKERMSLQDVDSLMPHDLVNSKPVSAVVKEFFGSSQLSQFMDQTNPLSEITHKRRLSALGPGGLTRERAGFEVRDVHPTHYGRVCPIETPEGPNIGLIASLSTYARINEYGFVETPYRIVRDGQVTSEIKYFSALEEENHAIAQANAALTEDNRFQNELVTARKNGEFIMANREDIELMDVSPKQLVSVAASLIPFLENDDANRALMGSNMQRQAVPLLRADAPLVGTGMERIVAHDSGAAVVARHDGVVESVDAARIVVKIDEKEVDETGTGVDIYNLIKFARSNQNTCLNQKPIVKVGDRVKRGDIIADGPSTEWGELALGQNVVVAFMPWEGYNFEDSILISEKLVKEDRYTSVHIEEFECVARDTKLGKEEITNDIPNLGEDALANLDESGIIRIGAEVGPGDILVGKITPKGETQLSPEEKLLRAIFGEKAGDVRDTSLRVPPGVEGVVIGARVFSRKGADKDSRTEIIEKAEIDKLLKDQEDEIRIIRNSARAKLRNVLVGHGSAVTITDDKGNVLLGKGVKISEDALARIPVSRWAEISLSGADEAEEKLAEILRRLREREDLIRGVFADKIEKIKRGDDLPPGVIKMVKVYIAIKRKLQVGDKMAGRHGNKGVLSRVLPEEDMPYMADGTPVEIVLNPLGVPSRMNVGQILETHLGLAARGLGLQIQAALDEKFGIGQIKERIKQAYSDKETSAFIDQLNDEETLALARRLSRGVPMASPVFEGVPEDQIREVLTRANCATSGQMTLYDGKTGEAFKEKVTVGVMYMLKLHHLVDDKIHARSIGPYSLVTQQPLGGKAQFGGQRLGEMEVWAMEAYGAAHALQEFLTVKSDDVAGRTRIYESIVKGKHTLEAGLPESFNVLIKELQSLCLDVELLEEEED; translated from the coding sequence ATGGCTTATTCCATCGCGAATAACCAGCTTCTGAGGAAACATTTCACCGAGGTCAAGCGGATCATCGATATTCCCAACCTCATCGAGATACAGAAAAATTCCTATAAGCGTTTCCTCCAGGCGGAGCTGCCTCCTTCGGCTCGCCGGAATATCGGCCTTGAAGCCGTCTTTCGCTCCGTTTTTCCCATCCGTGATTTCAGCGAAACCTGTTCGCTTGAATATGTGTCCTACGGACTCGGCACTCCCAAGTACGACGTGGAGGAGTGTCACCAGCGCGGCATGACCTTCGCCGCACCCATGAAAGTCAAGGTTCGTCTGGTGTCCTGGGATTCCGACAAGGATTCGGGTGTCCAGTCGATTCGCGATATCAAGGAGCAAGAGGTCTACTTCGGGGAAATTCCCCTGATGACCGACAACGGCACCTTCATCATCAACGGGACTGAAAGGGTCATCGTCAGCCAGCTGCACCGCTCTCCCGGTGTGTTTTTCGATCACGATAAGGGCAAGACCCACGCCAGCGGCAAGATTCTCTACAACGCCCGGGTCATTCCATATCGCGGTTCCTGGCTCGATTTTGACTTTGATCATAAAGACATCCTCTGGGTTCGCATCGACCGGCGCCGCAAGTTGCCGGCGACGGTGCTGCTCAAGGCGCTGGGCTACAGCGCCGAGGAATTGCTCAATTATTACTACGATGTCGAGGACATCCTCTGGGACGGCGAGGGCTACAAGAAGCGGGTGAACATCAACCTGCTGCTCGGCCAGCGCGCCGACCGCGACGTCGTCGACGCCGCGGGCGAGGTCATCGTGCGGGAAAACCGCAAATTCACCAAGGCCGCCGTGCGCAAGATCGCCGAGGCGGGTATCGAGCACATTCCGGTGAACGAAGAGAGCGTTCTCGGCAAGATCGCCTCCACGGATATCGTCGATGCTTCCACCGGCGAAGTGATCGTCGAGTGCAACGAGGAATTGACCGCGCCGCGGTTGGATGAGCTGCGCAAGCGCGGCATCAACGAATTCCAGATTCTCTTCATCGACAATCTCTACGTTGGTCCCTATCTGCGCGAAACGCTGCTGGTCGACAAGGTGGCGGGCAGCGAGGAGGCGATCGTCGAGATTTTCCGGCGTTTGCGGCCCGGCGATCCGCCCACGGCGAAAAGCGCCACGGCGCTCTTCGACAGCCTCTTTTTCAATCCCGAGCGCTACGATCTCTCCACGGTGGGGCGTCTCAAGCTCAATTACAAGCTGGGTCTTGACACGCCGCTGGAGCACACCACCCTGACCAAAGAAGATATCCTGGAAGTGGTGCGCTACCTCATCGATCTGCGCAACGGCAAGGGCGCCATCGACGACATCGATCATCTCGGCAACCGCCGGGTGCGTACCGTCGGGGAACTGCTGGAAAATCAGTATCGCATCGGGCTGGTGCGCATGGAGCGCGCCATCAAGGAGCGCATGAGCCTGCAGGATGTCGACAGCCTCATGCCTCATGATCTGGTCAACTCCAAGCCGGTTTCGGCGGTGGTCAAGGAATTTTTCGGTTCCTCTCAGCTGTCCCAATTCATGGATCAGACCAATCCGCTCTCCGAGATCACGCATAAGCGGCGTCTCTCGGCCCTCGGACCCGGCGGTCTGACCCGCGAGCGCGCAGGCTTCGAGGTGCGCGACGTGCATCCGACCCATTATGGTCGGGTGTGTCCCATCGAGACGCCCGAGGGTCCCAACATCGGCCTGATCGCCTCGCTCTCCACCTACGCGCGCATCAACGAATACGGTTTCGTCGAGACTCCCTACCGCATCGTGCGTGACGGTCAGGTGACCAGTGAAATTAAATATTTCAGCGCCCTGGAAGAAGAGAACCACGCCATCGCCCAGGCCAACGCCGCGCTTACCGAGGACAATCGTTTTCAGAACGAGCTGGTGACGGCGCGCAAGAACGGCGAGTTCATCATGGCCAACCGCGAGGATATCGAGCTGATGGACGTTTCGCCCAAGCAGCTGGTGTCCGTCGCCGCGTCCCTGATTCCCTTCCTTGAAAACGACGACGCCAACCGCGCGCTCATGGGTTCCAACATGCAGCGCCAGGCCGTGCCCCTGCTGCGCGCCGACGCGCCCCTGGTTGGTACCGGCATGGAGCGCATCGTCGCCCACGACTCGGGCGCCGCCGTGGTGGCGCGCCACGACGGGGTGGTGGAAAGCGTCGACGCGGCGCGTATCGTCGTCAAGATCGACGAGAAGGAAGTCGATGAAACCGGCACCGGGGTGGACATCTACAATCTGATCAAGTTCGCCCGGTCCAACCAGAACACCTGTCTCAACCAAAAGCCCATCGTCAAGGTCGGCGATCGGGTCAAGCGCGGCGACATCATCGCCGACGGGCCCTCCACCGAATGGGGCGAACTGGCCCTGGGACAAAACGTGGTGGTCGCCTTCATGCCCTGGGAAGGCTACAATTTCGAGGACTCGATTCTGATCTCCGAAAAGCTGGTCAAGGAAGATCGCTACACCTCGGTGCATATCGAGGAATTCGAGTGCGTCGCCCGCGACACCAAGCTGGGCAAGGAAGAAATCACCAACGACATTCCGAATCTGGGCGAGGATGCCCTGGCCAACCTCGATGAGAGCGGCATCATTCGCATCGGTGCCGAAGTCGGACCCGGCGATATCCTCGTCGGCAAGATCACGCCCAAGGGCGAGACCCAGCTTTCTCCCGAGGAAAAGCTGCTGCGCGCCATTTTCGGTGAAAAGGCCGGCGATGTGCGCGACACCTCCTTGCGCGTGCCGCCGGGGGTCGAGGGCGTGGTGATCGGCGCGCGCGTGTTCTCGCGCAAAGGGGCCGACAAGGACAGCCGCACCGAAATCATCGAAAAGGCGGAAATCGACAAGCTGCTCAAGGATCAGGAGGATGAGATCCGCATCATCCGCAACTCGGCGCGCGCCAAGCTGCGCAATGTCCTGGTCGGGCACGGCTCGGCGGTGACCATCACCGACGACAAAGGCAATGTGCTGCTCGGCAAGGGGGTTAAAATCAGCGAGGACGCCTTGGCGCGCATTCCGGTGTCGCGCTGGGCCGAGATCTCATTGAGTGGCGCGGATGAGGCCGAGGAGAAACTGGCCGAAATCCTGCGGCGTCTGCGCGAGCGCGAGGATCTGATTCGCGGCGTGTTCGCCGACAAGATTGAAAAGATCAAGCGGGGCGACGATCTGCCGCCGGGCGTGATCAAGATGGTCAAGGTTTATATCGCCATCAAGCGCAAACTCCAGGTCGGCGACAAGATGGCCGGCCGCCACGGCAACAAGGGCGTGCTCTCGCGGGTGCTGCCCGAGGAGGACATGCCCTACATGGCAGACGGCACGCCCGTCGAGATCGTGCTCAACCCCCTTGGCGTGCCCTCGCGCATGAACGTCGGGCAGATTCTTGAAACCCATCTGGGGCTTGCGGCGCGCGGGCTGGGTTTGCAGATTCAGGCGGCCCTCGATGAAAAATTCGGTATCGGCCAGATCAAGGAGCGCATCAAGCAGGCCTACAGCGATAAGGAAACCAGCGCCTTCATCGATCAGCTCAACGATGAGGAAACGCTTGCCCTGGCGCGGCGGCTGTCCAGGGGCGTGCCCATGGCCTCGCCGGTCTTCGAGGGGGTGCCCGAGGATCAGATCCGCGAGGTGCTGACGCGAGCCAATTGCGCCACCTCCGGGCAGATGACGCTGTACGACGGCAAGACCGGCGAAGCCTTCAAGGAGAAGGTCACCGTCGGCGTCATGTACATGCTCAAGCTCCATCACCTGGTGGACGACAAGATTCATGCCCGCAGCATCGGACCCTACAGCCTGGTCACCCAGCAGCCCTTGGGCGGCAAGGCCCAGTTCGGCGGCCAGCGCCTCGGCGAGATGGAAGTTTGGGCGATGGAGGCCTACGGAGCGGCGCACGCCCTGCAGGAATTCCTCACCGTCAAGTCCGACGACGTGGCCGGCCGCACCCGGATCTATGAATCCATCGTCAAGGGCAAGCACACGCTGGAGGCGGGCCTGCCCGAGTCCTTCAACGTGCTGATCAAGGAGTTGCAGTCGTTGTGCCTCGACGTCGAACTGCTTGAGGAAGAGGAAGACTAA
- the rplA gene encoding 50S ribosomal protein L1 has protein sequence MANGKKLKEAKARIDRTQVYGLDEALRLVKETAWAKFDETVDVAVKLGVDPRKADQMVRGAVVLPNGLGKDVRVLVFAKGEKVQEARDAGADFVGAEDLVAKIQEGWFDFDTAIATPDMMGLVGKIGRLLGPRGLMPNPKVGTVTLDVGRAVRESKSGKVEYRVEKAGIIHAPVGKVSFDVQKLSENVLSLVDALVKAKPATSKGAYLRKISVSSTMGPGVNVDVPAVQALVK, from the coding sequence ATGGCGAATGGAAAAAAACTCAAGGAAGCAAAAGCCCGAATCGACCGCACTCAGGTTTACGGCCTCGATGAGGCGCTGCGGCTGGTCAAGGAAACCGCCTGGGCCAAGTTTGACGAAACCGTGGATGTGGCGGTGAAGCTCGGCGTCGACCCGCGTAAGGCCGACCAGATGGTGCGCGGCGCCGTCGTGCTGCCCAACGGCCTGGGCAAGGATGTGCGCGTGCTGGTTTTCGCCAAGGGCGAAAAAGTTCAGGAAGCGCGTGACGCCGGTGCCGATTTTGTCGGCGCCGAGGATCTGGTGGCCAAGATACAGGAGGGCTGGTTCGATTTTGATACGGCTATCGCCACTCCGGACATGATGGGACTGGTCGGCAAGATCGGCCGTCTTCTCGGTCCCCGCGGTCTGATGCCCAACCCCAAGGTGGGAACCGTCACCCTGGATGTGGGACGCGCGGTGCGCGAATCCAAGTCGGGCAAGGTTGAATACCGCGTCGAAAAGGCCGGCATCATTCACGCGCCCGTCGGCAAGGTCTCCTTCGACGTGCAGAAGCTCTCTGAAAACGTTCTTTCGCTGGTCGATGCCCTGGTCAAGGCCAAGCCCGCCACCTCCAAGGGCGCTTACCTGCGCAAGATCAGCGTGTCGAGCACCATGGGGCCCGGCGTCAACGTCGATGTCCCCGCCGTGCAGGCTTTGGTTAAGTAA
- the rpoC gene encoding DNA-directed RNA polymerase subunit beta', with translation MEDIFSLFERPKDPLSFNAIRLSVSSPDKIRERSFGEVKKPETINYRTFKPERDGLFCAKIFGPTKDYECNCGKYKRMKHRGIVCEKCGVEVIPSKVRRERLGHIDLACPVAHIWFLKSLPSRIGTLLDMTLKELEKILYFEAYVVLDAGDTGMQVGQLLTEDKYREAMEEFAGQFSADMGAEAIRELLAGLDLETLAVELRQEMREAASEAKRKKVAKRLKVVEAFRESGNRPEWMILETIPVLPPELRPLVPLDGGRFATSDLNDLYRRVINRNNRLKRLIELRAPEVIIRNEKRMLQESVDALFDNGRRGRAITGPNKRPLKSLSDMLKGKGGRFRQNLLGKRVDYSGRSVIVVGPELKMHQCGLPKKMALELFKPFIYNKLEEKGYCTTIKSAKKLVEKEKPEVWDVLDEVIKEHPVMLNRAPTLHRLGIQAFEPVLIEGKAIQLHPLVCTAFNADFDGDQMAVHLPLSIESQLEARVLMMSTNNILSPANGKPIIVPSQDMVLGLYYMTRERAFAKGEGRLFGSPDEVRIAYDAGEADLQARIRVRLAKRPGEKPQIVETTVGRVLLFEVVPQGIGFDAINRVLGKKQVGELIDICFRVCGNKDTVLLADRLKETGYRFSTLAGVSICLDDMVIPTTKEERIAKAVEEVKEIQQQYTEGLITDGERYNKVIDIWAKCTEDIAQTMLSNLSVDVLTSEEGETVKVPSFNAIHMMADSGARGSAQQIRQLAGMRGLMAKPSGEIIETPITANFREGLTVLQYFISTHGARKGLADTALKTANSGYLTRRLVDVAQDAIITEEDCGTMDGISIASLTEGGEIIEPLGDRILGRVALEDILDPMTGEVLVEANCEIDESLVEKIEGAGLEKIKIRSVLTCQSRRGICALCYGRDLARGHMVNLGEAIGVIAAQSIGEPGTQLTMRTFHIGGTASRRAEQTTLEARFEGTLKFIKLTTVVDEQGHHVVMNRNGEVAVVDETGRERERYGVVYGAKLQIAEGGAVKPGALLAEWDPYTIPILTEMDGRVRYGDLIEGVTMEEQLDEVTGLSRKVIIESKDPDKRPRITLKDETGKTLKMPNGAPARYMLPQGAVIVVADDTVVRAGNILAKIPRETTKTKDITGGLPRVAELFEARKPKEFAIISEIDGVVAFGKDSKGKRKVIVTPEFGEPKEYLIPKGKHISVHEGDHVRAGELLMDGSSNPHDILRVLGEKELAKYLVDEVQEVYRLQGVKINDKHIETIVRQMLRRIRIKEVGDTNFLLDDQVDRYEFEEQNSKALAEGRAPAVGEPLMLGITKASLSTESFISAASFQETTKVLTQAAIEGKIDYLRGLKENVIMGRLIPAGTGVSKYRAAKLLIEEPIEVEEVFEIDEVDDAGEEEVLGE, from the coding sequence TTGGAAGATATCTTCAGCCTTTTTGAGCGCCCGAAGGATCCCCTGAGCTTCAATGCCATTCGGCTCTCGGTGTCCTCGCCGGACAAAATCCGTGAGCGGTCCTTCGGCGAAGTCAAAAAGCCCGAAACCATAAATTACCGCACTTTCAAGCCCGAGCGCGACGGCCTGTTCTGCGCCAAGATCTTCGGTCCGACCAAGGACTATGAGTGCAATTGCGGCAAGTACAAGCGCATGAAGCACCGCGGCATCGTCTGCGAGAAGTGCGGCGTCGAAGTGATCCCCAGCAAGGTGCGCCGCGAACGCCTCGGGCACATCGATCTGGCCTGTCCCGTCGCGCATATCTGGTTTCTCAAGTCGCTGCCCTCGCGCATCGGCACCCTGCTCGACATGACCCTCAAGGAACTCGAGAAGATCCTCTACTTCGAGGCCTACGTGGTGCTCGATGCCGGGGACACGGGCATGCAGGTCGGCCAACTGCTGACCGAGGACAAGTACCGCGAGGCCATGGAGGAGTTCGCCGGACAGTTCTCCGCCGACATGGGGGCCGAGGCGATCCGTGAGCTGTTGGCCGGTTTGGATCTGGAGACCCTGGCCGTTGAGCTGCGCCAGGAGATGCGCGAGGCCGCCAGCGAAGCCAAGCGCAAGAAGGTGGCCAAGCGCCTCAAGGTGGTCGAGGCGTTTCGCGAGAGCGGCAATCGCCCCGAGTGGATGATTCTCGAAACCATTCCCGTGCTGCCGCCCGAACTACGCCCCCTGGTGCCTCTTGACGGCGGACGTTTCGCGACCTCCGACCTCAACGATCTTTATCGTCGCGTCATCAACCGTAACAACCGGCTCAAGCGCCTCATCGAGCTGCGTGCGCCGGAAGTCATCATCCGCAATGAAAAGCGCATGCTGCAGGAATCCGTCGATGCGCTGTTCGACAACGGCCGGCGCGGGCGCGCCATCACCGGCCCCAACAAGCGGCCATTGAAGTCGCTCTCCGACATGCTCAAGGGCAAGGGTGGGCGTTTCCGCCAGAACCTGCTCGGCAAGCGCGTCGACTACTCGGGGCGCTCCGTGATCGTCGTGGGGCCCGAGCTCAAGATGCACCAGTGCGGGCTGCCGAAAAAGATGGCCCTTGAGCTGTTCAAGCCCTTCATCTACAACAAGCTCGAGGAAAAGGGCTACTGCACCACCATCAAGAGCGCCAAGAAGCTGGTGGAGAAGGAAAAGCCGGAAGTCTGGGACGTGCTCGACGAGGTGATCAAGGAACACCCCGTCATGCTCAACCGCGCGCCGACCCTGCATCGTCTCGGCATCCAGGCCTTTGAGCCGGTGCTCATCGAGGGCAAGGCGATCCAGTTGCATCCGCTGGTCTGCACCGCCTTCAACGCCGACTTCGACGGCGACCAGATGGCGGTGCATCTGCCCCTCTCCATCGAGAGTCAGCTTGAGGCGCGCGTGCTGATGATGTCGACCAACAACATCCTCTCGCCCGCCAACGGCAAGCCGATCATCGTGCCGTCCCAGGACATGGTTCTTGGGCTCTACTACATGACCCGCGAGCGTGCCTTCGCCAAGGGCGAGGGACGGCTCTTCGGCAGCCCCGACGAGGTGCGCATCGCCTATGACGCGGGCGAGGCCGACCTGCAGGCGCGCATCAGGGTGCGTCTGGCCAAACGTCCCGGTGAGAAGCCGCAGATCGTGGAAACCACCGTCGGTCGCGTGCTGTTGTTTGAAGTGGTGCCTCAAGGGATCGGTTTCGACGCCATCAACCGCGTGCTCGGCAAAAAGCAGGTGGGTGAGCTCATCGATATTTGCTTCCGCGTGTGCGGCAACAAGGATACGGTGCTTCTCGCCGATCGGCTCAAGGAGACCGGTTATCGCTTCTCGACCCTTGCCGGGGTGTCCATCTGTCTCGACGACATGGTGATTCCGACCACCAAGGAAGAGCGGATCGCCAAGGCCGTCGAGGAAGTCAAGGAAATCCAGCAGCAGTACACCGAAGGCTTGATCACCGACGGCGAGCGCTACAACAAGGTCATCGACATCTGGGCCAAGTGCACCGAGGATATCGCCCAGACCATGCTCAGCAACCTCTCCGTCGACGTTCTCACCTCCGAGGAGGGCGAAACGGTCAAGGTGCCTTCCTTCAACGCCATTCACATGATGGCCGATTCGGGAGCGCGCGGCAGCGCCCAGCAGATCCGTCAGCTGGCCGGGATGCGCGGTCTGATGGCCAAGCCTTCCGGAGAGATCATCGAGACGCCGATCACCGCCAATTTCCGTGAGGGTCTCACGGTGCTGCAGTACTTCATCTCGACCCACGGCGCGCGCAAGGGTCTCGCCGACACCGCGCTCAAGACCGCCAACTCGGGGTATCTCACCCGCCGCCTGGTCGACGTCGCCCAGGACGCCATCATCACCGAGGAAGATTGCGGCACCATGGATGGGATCTCCATCGCTTCGCTCACCGAGGGCGGGGAGATCATCGAGCCCTTGGGCGATCGCATCCTCGGCCGCGTGGCCCTGGAAGACATTCTGGATCCCATGACCGGCGAGGTGCTGGTCGAGGCCAACTGCGAAATCGACGAAAGCCTGGTGGAAAAGATCGAGGGCGCCGGTCTGGAAAAGATCAAGATCCGCTCGGTGCTCACCTGCCAGAGTCGGCGCGGCATCTGCGCCCTGTGCTACGGTCGCGACCTGGCGCGCGGTCACATGGTCAATCTCGGCGAGGCGATCGGCGTCATCGCCGCTCAATCCATCGGTGAGCCGGGCACCCAGCTCACCATGCGGACCTTTCACATCGGCGGCACCGCATCGCGGCGCGCCGAGCAGACCACGCTGGAGGCGCGCTTCGAGGGAACTCTCAAGTTCATCAAGCTCACCACGGTTGTCGACGAACAGGGCCACCACGTGGTCATGAACCGCAACGGCGAGGTCGCGGTGGTCGATGAGACCGGTCGCGAGCGCGAGCGCTACGGGGTCGTGTACGGCGCCAAACTGCAAATCGCCGAAGGCGGAGCGGTCAAGCCCGGCGCCCTGCTGGCCGAGTGGGATCCCTATACCATTCCGATTCTTACGGAAATGGACGGGCGCGTGCGCTATGGCGACCTGATCGAAGGGGTCACCATGGAAGAGCAACTCGACGAGGTGACCGGTCTGTCGCGAAAGGTCATCATCGAGTCCAAGGACCCCGACAAGCGGCCGCGCATCACCCTCAAGGACGAGACCGGCAAGACGCTCAAGATGCCCAACGGTGCTCCGGCGCGTTACATGCTGCCGCAGGGCGCGGTGATCGTGGTGGCCGATGACACGGTGGTCAGGGCCGGCAATATTTTGGCCAAGATCCCCCGCGAGACCACCAAGACCAAGGACATCACCGGCGGTCTGCCCCGTGTCGCCGAGCTCTTCGAGGCGCGCAAACCCAAGGAATTCGCCATCATTTCCGAGATCGACGGGGTGGTGGCCTTCGGCAAGGACTCCAAGGGCAAACGCAAGGTCATCGTCACCCCCGAATTCGGCGAGCCCAAGGAATACCTGATTCCCAAGGGTAAGCATATCAGTGTGCATGAGGGCGACCACGTGCGCGCCGGCGAATTGCTCATGGATGGGTCTTCCAACCCCCATGACATTCTGCGGGTTCTGGGCGAGAAGGAACTGGCCAAGTATCTGGTGGACGAAGTGCAGGAGGTGTATCGCCTGCAGGGTGTGAAGATCAACGACAAGCACATTGAAACCATCGTGCGCCAGATGCTGCGCCGCATTCGCATCAAGGAAGTCGGCGACACCAATTTCCTGCTCGACGATCAGGTCGATCGCTACGAGTTCGAGGAGCAAAACAGCAAGGCGCTGGCCGAAGGCAGGGCTCCGGCCGTGGGTGAGCCGCTCATGCTCGGCATCACCAAGGCGTCGCTGTCCACCGAATCCTTCATCTCGGCCGCTTCTTTCCAGGAGACCACCAAGGTCCTTACCCAGGCGGCCATCGAGGGTAAGATCGATTATCTGCGCGGCCTGAAGGAAAACGTCATCATGGGCCGCCTGATCCCGGCAGGCACCGGGGTCTCAAAATATCGCGCCGCCAAGCTGCTCATCGAGGAACCCATCGAGGTCGAGGAAGTCTTTGAAATCGACGAGGTGGATGATGCCGGCGAGGAGGAAGTCCTCGGCGAATAA
- the rplJ gene encoding 50S ribosomal protein L10, with product MNRSSKEQMVAELVDQLAGAKAAFLADYRGLNVEKVNQLRTELRKAGAEYRVVKNTLLRLAAKGTTVECLDAELAGPTALTLVSGDPVAPAKVLSEFAKSNDKFQLKAGALEGKRLSVEEIKALAELPSREVLLGRLLGTLNAPVGNFVGVLAAVPRSLVQALAAIQDKKAA from the coding sequence TTGAACCGAAGCAGTAAAGAACAGATGGTTGCCGAACTGGTCGACCAGCTCGCCGGGGCCAAAGCCGCTTTTCTCGCGGATTATCGCGGCCTCAATGTCGAAAAGGTCAACCAGTTGCGCACTGAATTGCGCAAGGCTGGTGCCGAATATCGCGTGGTCAAGAACACCCTGTTGCGGCTCGCCGCCAAGGGAACGACCGTTGAGTGTTTGGATGCCGAGCTTGCCGGTCCGACGGCGCTGACCCTGGTCAGCGGCGACCCCGTCGCGCCCGCCAAGGTGCTGAGCGAATTCGCCAAGAGCAACGACAAGTTTCAGCTCAAGGCCGGCGCCCTTGAAGGCAAGCGCCTGAGCGTCGAGGAGATCAAGGCTCTTGCCGAACTGCCGAGCCGCGAAGTGCTGCTTGGCCGCCTTCTCGGGACGCTCAACGCCCCGGTCGGCAATTTCGTCGGCGTCCTTGCCGCCGTGCCCCGCTCGCTGGTGCAGGCCCTTGCTGCGATTCAGGACAAAAAAGCGGCCTGA